One genomic window of Garra rufa chromosome 24, GarRuf1.0, whole genome shotgun sequence includes the following:
- the LOC141300162 gene encoding C-reactive protein-like, with amino-acid sequence MLPVVLFFSLLFLKPVASYEGLGGKMLVFPSKSHNSYVKLTPEKPLSLSAFTLCMRVTADLRDRRDIIMFAYRTHDTDELNVWKEKDGRWSLYFQSSGDGVLFRLPPLSPYRSHLCVTWTSATGLTAVWVDGRRSSVQVYKAGHRVRAGGAVVLGQDPDSYLGDFETEQSFVGEIKDVYMWNYVLSDGQIRAVYTNQKAYMPKGNVFDWNTIKYYTHGNVVVAYNNNF; translated from the exons ATGTTACCAGTGgttttgtttttctctctccTGTTTCTGAAACCAGTGGCTTCCTATG AGGGTCTTGGTGGTAAAATGCTCGTGTTTCCAAGCAAGTCTCATAACAGTTATGTTAAACTCACTCCTGAAAAGCCACTGAGTCTTTCAGCGTTTACACTCTGCATGCGTGTCACAGCGGACCTCCGGGACAGGAGGGACATCATTATGTTCGCTTACCGCACACATGACACGGATGAGCTGAATGTGTGGAAAGAGAAAGATGGCCGTTGGTCCTTGTATTTTCAGTCTAGCGGCGATGGAGTGCTTTTCCGTCTGCCTCCTCTCTCCCCCTATCGTTCTCACCTGTGCGTCACCTGGACCTCCGCGACTGGTCTCACTGCCGTTTGGGTGGATGGACGTCGCAGTTCAGTCCAGGTGTATAAAGCAGGTCATAGAGTTCGTGCAGGTGGAGCTGTCGTGCTCGGCCAAGACCCTGATAGCTATCTGGGTGACTTTGAAACGGAGCAGAGCTTTGTAGGAGAAATTAAAGATGTGTACATGTGGAATTATGTTCTCTCTGATGGTCAAATTAGGGCGGTTTATACAAACCAGAAAGCGTATATGCCAAAGGGAAACGTGTTCGATTGGAACACCATCAAATATTATACTCATGGAAATGTGGTAGTGGCGTATAATAACAATTTCTGA